In Ciona intestinalis chromosome 7, KH, whole genome shotgun sequence, the genomic window ATCATTACAAGTAATATAGAAGTTCTGTGTTATTAAAGTATATAGGACCCATTGTATTTACCACGGCATAAATGCTAACAATATTTGGGTGTCTCAACTTCCTCATTATCTCGGCTTCTTGAAGGAAAGCTTCAGGGGACATGGTACAAGGTTGCAGTTCCTTTATAGCAACATCTTGATGAAACCTTCGTTCATTAGTCACAGTAACGTGGATTGAACCTGTAAACAAGGATTATAACATTTCCACATGTAACCACTAACTTTCAGCTCACTACCCcaatctttttaaaactttatctgGAATGTAAATGTGTGGGCTCATCCAAACTCATGCTCTCAGCAAACCTTCCATGCTATGTATCTCGTAAATCATATATCAAACCACGGTCTCAACCCACCCACCTTTCCACACCTCCCCAAAAGCCCCAGCTCCAAGTTTCTTTTGTTGTGTAAGATGTTCGCGACCGATCTCCCAATCACCGGGTGCTATGCCTGAGGTCTCAGGTTTCTCGTGCTCTCCATACTTCATGATTGATCCCCTTTGAGCACGGCCGATGTAGTTACCAATAAATGCCTGTTTATGATGTTTATGATGACGGTCATGAGGTAGTGGGATTGTTTGATGCTTCACAAGCAGGGTCAATGCTTCTTGAATGGTTAAAGAGATTCGGTAGATTCCTGTTGTAATTTAACATAAGGAGTTATtgtgtccggcgccgtggcaaagtggttagcacgcctgccccAAACtttcactgctaccattgtgggcgtatgtgtcctttggcaagacacttaacgtcaattgctccaacccagtggtcactaattggttgtccaaattatcagctatacataaaaaatcccctataaagtaacatacatggtaactcgtaagctggcacgaggtgctaaacccgtgtgataacgactgtcgttttccggccacgcgaggataaagtaagttacattcattcattcattcattcattcattcataaggGATATGTATGCTGTAGTTTAACATAAGGATGTAAGAGTTATTATGTAGAAGCACTTTTAGTAAAATCTAGCATGAAtatcaaaacacaaataaatccCCAAACATAAATAGCATTGACTTCCATTGTCAGAACTATGTTGTGTTTCAAATGTATTTACATGGGTCACTATGATTTGCCCTTTAACTTAATGATATCACACTAACTTACCAGGTTCTGTTTTACTTTCCGTAATCATATAAGTTCCAGGTTTTTGTTGAACCAACATTCTCTCGCATTCTTTCTCACTCTTCTTCCCAAAGAACCATCTGCATATAGTTAATtcatattaaagtaaaaagttaattttgtgTTAGCTGCCAGAACGTTTGTTGCTTCACTACCTTGAAGCTATTTTAGTTTGCGgtagaattttattttcacttaCCTTTCACATTCAATGCTGTCCTCTAGAGCCACATAGTTGCTTGGAATGAAACCTTCTTGTCCGGTCTCGCGAGATCGAGCTTTCCACCAATCACCCTGTCTGTTaataatatgtgtttttgtatacccttctttttatttaaaagcattgAAATATTGTTGATTAGAACATATTCATATATTAATGTTAAACCATTTTTGTTGCTGTATTTAACAAACAGAAGTGTGAATTTTGCCAAAATCAATACTGAAAGATCGCTGTGGGAAAGTGCGTGTAATGTTGCAATACATATCCATTAATGGCTGTATTTTAACCTACTTGTTAAGGATGCATATACTCTCTGCTCTATTGAATGGTGGATAGCCCCATATCGTCTCGTAATTCAATTCTTCTGTTGCTGTGAATGTAACATTGTTAAGCTACGCAACATTTTGTTATCAGTATTAAGGCAAGTTTTAGGTTGTATGTCAGTATAAAACATGGTTTATGAACAATCGTGATAaggcttttattttttttaatattaaatttatgtattggtttatataacttacttGGAGGGTTGGCCTCTTGATTTAGCGACAGGTTACGCATTTGTGAGAGTGGAGTTGGTCCAACCATATTAGAAGCCTCTGGGTTtatttgaacctggtatcctatatttccatttggtaatagAGCAGGCATCACTTGGTTTGGTTGAttttgaacctggtatcccATGTTTCCATTTGGAAATAGAGCAGGCATCATTGCGTTTACTGGATTTTGAACCTGGTTTCCCATATTTCCACTTGGTAATTGAACAGGCATCACTTGGTTAGCTGGATTCATTTCTTCTAAAAGAACTACACAAATATTATCCTCAGTAgactatattttgttgtacTCTTCTTGTTAACAATTATTGTAACGCAACTAAACAGACAATGAGAAAAGTGTGAATAGATTtctcttttaaatattttgcctCTAAATGGTTTACAATAATGACCACAATAGGTTCCATACAATCTTTCCATAGCCATTACTCAATGGGAACTATTGATGGACGAGTTTCATTAAGACCAGATATCGCGAGTTCATTATGTTAAGACTTGTTTGTCTTAACAATGGAAATAAACAGATTTCTTTGTAAATCGAAACCATTGTACAGCGGAGCCACAGTTGTGAAATAGAAACCTAAtaccaaatatttcaattcaCACAAGCACGCACAAACAGAGTTCCGTTTTGAAATTACAATTTGACCTTCTGACATTCAAACATGTTTTGCAGATTTtcgttaaatataaaaacatgtataaatatttatttggtttttgatttactttgtgggtaaatcaaaagaatttaaaaactttaattttgggtaaaaattaACTGtgtcattaaaatattttatttgagcATTGGTTTGCATGAGCATACAGTACGCCTAATATGAAGAATCAAATAAAATCGGGATGAAAACGACGAAACAGCAACAAAACTGGTCTATGCTTGTTATATTccacaaaagaataaaaatatctaaaacattaaaactgtaaataagtggcttttaatattttctaaaatggTTTCAACTCAAAACAGCACAAGAATAGAATTATATTTACACCAGGCTGACAATTTcctgcaaaaaaatacaaaaaaaattaggattttttacaacttatgaaattaatcaaaaaaacttttacgtaaaaatactaaaatttatGATTTTGAAATcgatatatgatgtctatgacTCACTTTATCCTGTAATATTTGAAGTGCTGGAAACgaacaaaatgtaaataaaataaaagcatggTGAAGGCTTAATATAGGGCGGGGTCAATCAACGCTAATTACTgagtaataattaaaaaagtggcaaaaataataaaaacgcGATTTCTACTTGAACAATTTTGGGTAATAACCATAGTCGCCAAACTTATACatacacaggggaggcagggatagttagacgtacaatcctgtgaaacaaatctaacttattggttgtaatgttcactgattaatgcagtgaaGAAAATTAGAGGGTAAGTTCTGCCCACCCTGcgaccccaggtttggcgcctatggtAACAATCATCTATTATGATGCAAGCAGTATGCGACAATGTTGATTGTTTCATCATAATGTGTCATAGATAGGTCATAATAAACTAACAATCCTCTTATATGTGGGAGAGAATGGgcaattgtgacatcacaatatatCAGTTGGTCTCAAACAGCGCCTTTTTAACAAGTGCACGCTACGTCGTATTTATACGAAGCAGAAtcttttataacaaatataaacatagagaGAAATGCTGGAGACAATTTACTAATTTTCTTGTTAATAAGTTTCGCAAAGTCAGCTTTTCCAAATGCCTTGGAACGAAATAAGTTTGACCATCGAAATAAGTTTGAGCATCACTACAATGTCAGCTTGTTTAAAACGCTCCGTCCCCAGATTCTTGATAATGTGGTTCAGTGGCTGTGAAATAATCCTCAAGGAAACCCTGGGAATAAaagatttaatttattaataaatccATGaacatatttgaaaaaataagcagccaaactacagttgtttaattatgctacgggtaaaaactacttgagtaaaagtgtcaaataaaagcatgactgctaaaaccacaaaaatgtctaaaaataaatgctaaaaaaaagtaatggTACTTTAACCGAAGTTGTGTTTATGTTGGTATTTAAATGTtgataatgtttgttttgttacagaaaatgttttaagtaGAATAGAGATAAATATTACTGCTAAACTGAGCTCAAGTACGACATATTCGGACAAAGACCAGATTGCAATCAGGCAACATGTTTCTTGTAGACAGGGTTCTGGGTACAAGTCTCACCAAAGGACATTTTTGCAccatgtaagttgtttattgtGTGTGTGTGACAAAACACTTCcgttttatgacatcatacataaGAATACCTTTGCGTTTATAtgatgtttgttttatgtaataatgtagcatttttataaagaaaatgcaTATTTTAGCTTGTAACATATTTGAATGACTTTGGGTTGccgaaaaacaatcaccaacaaagttgtGATCGCAAATTCACaaggagtatgaaacagaacacaagaTACATCGACCACACAAGTATAGCCAGGGAATACAGTTGCATTACCNNNNNNNNNNNNNNNNNNNNNNNNNNNNNNNNNNNNNNNNNNNNNNNNNNtaaaataaaagaaataagtGTAGTTTAACTGAAGTTGTGTTTATGTTGGTATTCAAATGtcaacaatgttttgttttgttacagaaaatgttttaagttgAGTAAAGCTAATTGATACTGCTAAAACTGAGCTAAAATACGACATATTCGGAAAAAGACAAGATTGCAATCAGGCAACCTATTTTTTATGGACATTGGTGCATATGCAAAATGTGAGGGGATCTGGGTTCAAGTCCCACCGTTGGCACATCATAAGAAACATTTCTACACCATGTAAGTTGTGTGTGTGACAAAACACTTCctttttatgacatcatacatatctttgtgtttatatgatgtttgtttatgtaataatgtagcatttttataaagaaaatgcaTATTTTAGCTTGTAACATATTTGAAGGATTTTGGGTtgccaaaaaacaatcaccaacaaagttggGATCGCAAATCCACaaggagtatgaaacagaacacaagtTACAATCAACCACACAAGTATAGCCAGGgaatacaagttacattaccTGTATATATTCAAATGTTGGTCTTTGCATATCATCTCGGTGCCAGCATTGTAGCATAAGTTCATATAAGGAGTCAGGGCATGGGGGTTGTGGGGGTTGGATGGGGGGTTTGGGCATCCTGTAGCCGGTCTCCACTCTTTCTAACACTTCTCTGTTCATCATACCTGGTGGGTGGGGGGTTAGAATGTATTGGGGTAAAAAAACGTCAATAAGAGTGtccttaaatttaaaaggatTTAATTTGAAAGGTTAAATGCTACGgcacctaagatttaggccagagttggcctattaccccagcCTAGGACAAGCCTAAtccatgacatcacaaactatagatgacatcacagaccatatatgacatcacaagccatatatgacatcacaaaccacatatgacatcacaagccATATATGCACCACAAACCTGGATAAGGGATCCTTCCTTTAGTAACAATCTCAGTGAGCAGGATCCCAAAACTCCAGATATCTGATTTGATTGTGAACCTTCCGTGGGTTGCTGCTTCAGGGGCCGTCCATTTAATGGGGAATTTGGAACCTGGGGGGGTGGGGTTAAGTTAAGGGGGGTGTGTAGGCTAGGAAATATGAGGGAACACTTAAATGGTCATATTGTAATGTTAGAGTGACCTGACAATAGGTGTTTATGTCACAATCCATTTTAACATTGCCCAACAGATATTACCTGCTGTTCAGCCtacttttacaaaatttcGGTTTTACGACAATTTCTAAGTGTGAAACCTATGTACACAGATAGtaaggaaatttaaatttctttttctattATGTGGCCACAATAGGGATTATAACACGATTGTTACAAAACAGCTGACAGCTGCAACAgagcattatgacatcatactacTTCCTTGTTACACAACAAGGAAATAGGCAGAGTTTCGTTTTCACAACGATTAATCAAACACAAATAGGCAGACAAAATGTCAGATCACTTATGAAAAACTGGCAAATGATCTCTTTCAGTCTTATATATCCAGCAAAGTTTTTCAATAGAATGACAACATAATTAGACCAAGCCATCACCTTGTTGTGCATTATATTCATCATCCTCAATCAACCTAGCCAACCCAAAGTCGGCAACTTTACAAACTTGATTCTTCCCCACCAATATATTAGCAGCTCGCACATCACGATGGATGTAGTTGTTGCGTTCAATAAATGCCATGCCTGCTGCAATCTGTTATagatttaaatgaatgaatattttgGCTGTATGATCATGGTAACCGATGGTtcatttttgaactttttagtTCTGTAAAATAGattggaaaataaatgaataaatgtttatttttttttcatttcgtCACGGTAACTAAAATCTgagttatataaacaaaagacGGAAAGTATCGTTAAAACGTCAGTCGTTAAAACGCACTTATAAATAAAGCAGTAGTACAGAACTTAATAAGTAGAaacagcagatgtttcaccaagtctactcagtcttttacaagcactgatgatGCAAACAATTAATGTTAGTTACCTGGGCAGCCATATCAATCTGATCTACCAGGTTTGAATGCCTTCCTGCTCCATCTTTAAGATAATCAAGCAAACTTCCATGGCACATGAACTCAGTTACGATGTATATCGGTTCGCAAGATACCTGGGTGAAAGGTTATTGGTTGGTTAATGAAATTATATTTgtgtgatttttgtttttctctgTTTGGCTttcaatttggacaacccattagtgtcgactgggttggagaaactactgttaattgtcttgcccaaagacacatattaCGAGCATTGAACTCGGTATATCTTTCACATAGTTGCACACTAGGACATATACgcatataatatttaccaCAGCGTATAGATTGACAAGTTTCTCATGTCTCAACATCTTCATAATCTTTGCTTCTTCCAAGAAAGCTTCAGGGGACATGGTGCCGGGTTTCAGTGTCTTGATAGCAACCTCAGTAGTGCTGTTCCATAAACCTGTGAATGTACGTGTTGGTCAGGCTGTGTCTtgttatgtatatttaaagttggtgacatggctcagtggttaggcACTTGCATGGAAACCAAATGATACCGATTCGATGCTCGatatacagtaaggtggggagaaacggtacacctttagcacataatatctaaatatcctgatcgtgttttatacaattaacaacggtctatgaaagccgtaaggatatagttttataattctttgaatgttctttgtttactactgaatgggacgaaaaaatagagttaaaaggtgtctcatcccccccaccctactgtacaatGAACATGTATGTAACCTTTGGAAGCCATTTAAAAGACATTGCTTTGACCCCGTGGTTACTGATTGGTTaaagcaccctgggtgttggggtaatgggccaactctggtctaaatcccaggtcccatggcgtgccttactgtaggacctcacccatatagaatagaatgtgcatatacaatgttggggtaatgggccaactcaggcctaaatcccaggtcccatgacatgcctcactgtaggacctacCCATATGAATAGAAGCCCCCAACCCCCACATACAACCCTCATTATACCCCACTCCCACAAACTCCCTATAGAATACAACCCCCCCACCCACCTTTCCATACTTCCCCGAACATCCCAGCTCCAAGTTTCTTCTGTAGTGTAAGTTGTTCGCGATCGATCTCCCAAACGTCGGGTGCGATGCCCGAGGTCTCCGGTTTCTCATTCTTGGGGCACGGGTTGGTGAGACGACAACATAAACCGTCCGCCGAGtctgtttgtaaaatattataaacttggCCGGTGGGTGCCCAACAAAGCAATAATACAGCTTGAAACGTTTTCAATACAACATAACAGAGCTTATTTATATGACACTAATTGCCTTTTATGATTTatcgtttaaaaataataacatttgtgtcatatatataacatttacgattttataaattgGAGATTAATATATCAGAGGAATTTATGTATTAAACTCTGCCTGGTAGCAAGACCAATGGAAGTTTGTGTTGtcatacatacatattatgacatcatacatacTTTGATAATGACTGATGAGGCCAACCAAGTCCTGGAACTGAGCTCGAGTTGTGATGTAATAACCACCATTGTCTAATTGTCTGATGCGATAATGCTTCACTGTTGAACCTTTCCCTTGGTCTTGGTCGGTTATGGAGAGGGAGTAGGTGCCTATGGTGTTGATAAGTTGTATATAGTATGTCATAATAGTATGTACCTATGGTGTAAAtagtgtaaataaattttatattacagtGTAGGGTAAAGTAAAACCATGTATGTCCTAAGTGTAGGTATAATGGCGTTGTGTATAGTATATTgaggtggggtaaaatgaataccattagcacataatatcccatatttaacaacgttcttttagagttgtgagaatacggttatatacaattgttaaatattgtttgtttacaaccaaatgggacgataaaagagagaATGAAAACCTGGTCAGTTCAAACATTAGTCCAAATACTTTACGAATGACCTCGGTATCGCACTTAACCAATATTAGATACAAATATTCGTGATAGTTTGTTAGGCATCCCACGCACCCACTCGCAACTATATTGTGTAGTGGCCACCTACTGGCAACTGAGAGGTTACTGTTGTGATATtaaactatgacatcatcatgacatcactatATCATTACAGCTGAAAAACTgtgcattttttaaagtaataaagtgATATGCCCAGTGAGTAAAAAAACTCTTACatcatgatgacatcatcatgagATCACACTGACatcatgatgacatcactatgacatcataatcttACCAGGAGCTGTCTCGCTCTCTCTTATCATAAAGGTTCCTCTTGGAGTTCGATGTTGGATTAGTTTTCGTTCACATTCCTTGCGGCTGATCTTGCCGAAGAACCATCTGTGTGTTTGGGGTGTTGTTTAGCATAAAGTTCATGTTAAACATAAATCTGTGTGTTTATACAGATGATTGCTGCGACACATACACAGGCAAGGGGCATAACATGGGGTGTTGGTATGTTATGCATGAATGTACAAAGTCACATGCGTATGGGGTGTTGTTACACATCTCAGATATGCAAAGCCTCACATGTTATCAGATTCAAGGGTTATCAGATTTGAATATGCATACACACAAGAAATATCCTTAGGTTCATCTACATTGCACATTGGGTTAGAatataatcttttttaaatttttggacattactttataaaattgcATAATAAGCTGCTGCAGTAGAATATGTTTGGGAGATTACTCTATATATTACAAGTTAATGCACAATACTTATTACACCCCAACAACATGCGCAAACTCTTGTATCGACAACACCATTATTACACTAGAATACTTTTCACAACCCAGCCCCCCAGAAGGCCCCACATAGTTACTCGGCACATAGTAATTAGTAATATACAAGCAACAGCATGTACAGACATTTGAACCACAAAACTCATTACATTACTTACTCTTCACAGTCCAGCCCCCCAGCAGGAGCCACATAGTTACTTGGCACATAACCTTCTTGTCCGCTCGCTGCTGATCGTGCTTGCCACCAATCTCCTTCACTGTTggttaagaaatatttaattaattatattttatgaacCAGATTATGAGGcataataatttgtttaaaacttgatcagaatatttagatattatgtgccaaaggtgttccgtctttccccaccctactatatcttttaTATCCCATTACTCCTAAGTTCAGGGTTATTGTCCTGGCTGAATATGACATGAATAAATTACGAACTTGTTCAAAATGAAAAGTGTTTCCCCTTTTCGGAAGGAAAGATCTTCGTGTGTCCTTGCATCGTAGTCGTACATAGCAACGTATTTCAACGACCCTGGGGCTGTGGGGGGGTATGGGTTAGATGGGTATAGTAAGCATGTGTtggtatataaatttaaatcagcTTTTTGGGTTTGTATATTGTACGAATGTTTTAAAGTCATATTTAGGTCTAATAATAACGTAGCATAATTTAAATTCTTCGAAAACgttagcgaagatcatgttatttaaagaacaaagtgaagggaatcaacagcaaaacaacagtctttgAAACACCATATGGATAGTGTGGGAAAGAGGGTCAGTTAAAAATCTgaccaaagtaaaaaaataaacacaaacactTACGAGGTTGCATGGAGATTGGGGACGTTGGGTTGTTATGTATAGTTGTTTGGAAAGCTGGTGCCATTGCCTGGTTTTGCACGCCTTGTGCGTAAGGCATAGATGACATATGCATGTTTGGGGCCTGGGCGGGGGCATTTTGTTGGGTGTCGTCGGTGCCCTTGCAGAAGAGGCAACCGAAACAACGACGGAacatattgtgatgtcacaatactatttattattatatcctagctgtgatgtaataaaggGATTGTTAGAATGAAGTGGTAGCTGAAATGTTGCGACTCGCAGTAGCACAAAATGGCTGtctaatgtttatatatacaatatacccgtacacatatttataattaagtttATGTATAACATACACCAACTGTTAGCACCatcattttaacaactgttagcACCATCATTTTAACACAtggggcaatgggccaactctggcctgcCATGCTGTATGGCTTTACCATAGAATCAGGTCT contains:
- the LOC100177921 gene encoding tyrosine-protein kinase Fgr-like, yielding MFRRCFGCLFCKGTDDTQQNAPAQAPNMHMSSMPYAQGVQNQAMAPAFQTTIHNNPTSPISMQPPPGSLKYVAMYDYDARTHEDLSFRKGETLFILNNEGDWWQARSAASGQEGYVPSNYVAPAGGLDCEEWFFGKISRKECERKLIQHRTPRGTFMIRESETAPGTYSLSITDQDQGKGSTVKHYRIRQLDNGGYYITTRAQFQDLVGLISHYQNSADGLCCRLTNPCPKNEKPETSGIAPDVWEIDREQLTLQKKLGAGMFGEVWKGLWNSTTEVAIKTLKPGTMSPEAFLEEAKIMKMLRHEKLVNLYAVVSCEPIYIVTEFMCHGSLLDYLKDGAGRHSNLVDQIDMAAQIAAGMAFIERNNYIHRDVRAANILVGKNQVCKVADFGLARLIEDDEYNAQQGSKFPIKWTAPEAATHGRFTIKSDIWSFGILLTEIVTKGRIPYPGMMNREVLERVETGYRMPKPPIQPPQPPCPDSLYELMLQCWHRDDMQRPTFEYIQGFLEDYFTATEPHYQESGDGAF
- the LOC100183470 gene encoding tyrosine-protein kinase SRK3-like codes for the protein MNPANQVMPVQLPSGNMGNQVQNPVNAMMPALFPNGNMGYQVQNQPNQVMPALLPNGNIGYQVQINPEASNMVGPTPLSQMRNLSLNQEANPPTTEELNYETIWGYPPFNRAESICILNKQGDWWKARSRETGQEGFIPSNYVALEDSIECERWFFGKKSEKECERMLVQQKPGTYMITESKTEPGIYRISLTIQEALTLLVKHQTIPLPHDRHHKHHKQAFIGNYIGRAQRGSIMKYGEHEKPETSGIAPGDWEIGREHLTQQKKLGAGAFGEVWKGSIHVTVTNERRFHQDVAIKELQPCTMSPEAFLQEAEIMRKLRHPNIVSIYAVVITEPINIVTEFMCHGSLLDYLKDGPGSFFPFVDLIDMAAQIAAGMAFIEQEKYIHRDLRADNVLVGENRVCKVADFGLARLIKDDVYMSTGSKFPVKWTAPEAIIHRRFTIKSDVWSFGILLTEILTKGKEPYPGMQNEEVKQKICEGYRMPKKQIKPYCPVQLYALMLQCWDEDADQRPGFEAIQDTLEDFCYGTSLSRPLKNI